The segment GGTTCGAGGCGGGCCTGGCCGAGTGGGATATCTCCCGCGACGCACCTTACTTCGGCTTCGAGATTCCGGACGCACCGGGCAAGTATTTCTATGTCTGGCTGGATGCGCCGATCGGCTATCTGGCCAGCTTCCAGAATCTGTGCGAGCGTGAAGGCCTCGACTTCGACAGCTACTGGAACGCCGATTCCGACGCCGAAGTGCACCACTTCATCGGCAAGGACATCGTCTATTTCCACGCCCTGTTCTGGCCGGCGATGCTGGAAGGCGCCGGCATGCGCACGCCGTCCAGCGTCAACTGCCACGGCTTCGTGACCGTGAATGGCGCCAAGATGTCCAAGTCGCGCGGCACCTTCATCAAGGCCGATACCTACGCGCAGTTCCTGAATCCGGAATACCTGCGTTACTACTTTGCTGCCAAGCTGACGGCGGGTGTGGATGATCTTGACCTCAATCTCGACGACTTCACGGCACGCGTGAATTCAGATCTGGTCGGCAAGGTGGTCAACATCGCCAGTCGCTGCGCCGGGTTCGTCAAGAAGTTCGGCGACAGCAAGCTCTCCGAGATCTGTGCCGAGCCTGAGCTGGTCAACCGCTTCATCGTCGCCGGTGAAGGCATCGCGGCTGACTTCGAAGCCCGTGAATTCGCCCGCGCCATGCGCAAGGTGATGGAGTTGGCCGATGAAGCCAATACCTACATCGCCGACAAGGCGCCGTGGGCCATGGCCAAGGAAGACGGCCGCGAGCAGGAAGTGCTTGAGGTCTGCTCCGTGGGTATCAACCTGTTCCGCCAGCTGATGGTCTATCTGGCACCGGTCATCCCGACGCTGACCGACAAGGCGCGCGAGTTCCTGAATGTCGAGAGCCTCGATTGGGCCAGCCGTGAAGTCGTGCTGACCGGTCACGCGATCAACAAGTTCACACCGCTGCTGACCCGCGTAGAGCCGGCGCTCATCGACAAGATGCTCGAGGCCTCGCGCGAAGTGCTGGTCGAGGAGCAGAAGATCAAGGACGGTAGCGCCAAGGCAGAGGCTGCAGCGCAAAGTGCCTTGGAAGCAGACCCGATCGCGGACGAGATCGACTTCGATACCTTCATGAAGACCGACCTGCGAGTGGCAAAGATCGTCAAGGCAGAGCACGTCGAGAAGGCCGCCAAACTGCTCAAGCTGACACTGGATATCGGTGGCGAAACCCGCACCGTATTCTCCGGCATCAAGTCTGCGTATGCACCGGAAGCGCTGGAAGGCCGCATGACCGTGATGGTGGCCAACCTTGCACCGCGCAAGATGCGCTTCGGTATCTCCGAAGGCATGGTGCTGGCCGCCGGTGACGACGAAGGCATTTACCTGCTGGAACCGCATACTGGTGCCAAGCCGGGGCAGCGTGTGACCTGATCCACTGATGACCGAAAGCTGAGAGCCTTTCAGTAAAACGCCCCGCCAGAGTCTCTTTGGCGGGGCGTTTTCGTTCATCACTCAAATACATCATCTGCACCGACGATGACTATTCGTAACGGCGGCCCGCGTGCTCAAGCCAGCCATCCACATGCCGACCACCGGGATCATGATGCGTCCAGTGAATGACGCCGCCCTTGTCGTTCCACTCATACTCGCCGTAGAAACTGATGCGATCGCCAACCTTGAGGCTATCGATGCGCGGCGCGAGATCGATATTGTGCGCCACCAGAATGGTCGTCCCCCCCGCCACACGCATCAGGAATTTCTGATGACGACTGCCTTTCAGATCATCTCGGAGCAGACGTGTCACCGCGCCCTCCCCACGTACCTGCACATCGCTCTGCTGAGCGCTGATGGCGCGACGCAGACGGCTTTCATCCGCGGTAGCGGTGCCCGCACCCTGGGCAACCTCAGCGCTCGGTGACTGGAAGCCACTCCACAACTGGGAGAGCGAGAAGTTGCCATTGCCAGACAGCTGGGAGATGCCCGCCATGACGACCACGATAATGATGACCCATAACGGCCGCCTGCCCCGTGAACCTGACCCACGCATACCCCACTCCTTGCTGATGGAAAGTTTCTGACACACACCATGATAAAAAAGTAATAAAGGAATTCTTCTTTATTACTTCAAGAGCCAAGCAAAACGCGAAACAATAGCTGTCACATACTGGCAACAGTGCGCCTTGATTGCCACGCTACAGGCTGTCGGCTCGCAACATCTTGCGTATAATACGCCGCGGCTGGCAGTCACTTCGCCAGATCGCTTCCTGACAGCGTGCGGCAGATCAGCAGTGACATGATTGCAGCCTGAACGCTGACGACTGCCCGTGCAGCAGAGCACTGCCATACGCTATCGTGATTGCATGCAAGCGCGTGTGAATACGTGCGGCAACATGACAGCGAAAAGAAGAGTGTCTTCGAAATACCCTGACCGAGCGACGCCCCTGATGAGTGAATACCTTCTTATCCTGATCAGCACCATCCTGGTCAACAATTTTGTACTGGTGCAGTTCCTCGGCCTATGCCCTTTCATGGGGGTTTCCAACAAGCTCGAGTCGGCAATGGGCATGTCACTGGCGACGACCTTCGTGCTGACGCTGTCGTCGATGTGCGCCTACCTCACCTATCACTACATCCTCGCCCCACTGGGGCTTGAGTATCTGCGCACCATCGCCTTCATCATGGTGATTGCCGTCGTCGTTCAGTTCACCGAGATGGTGGTCAAGAAAACCAGTCCGCTGCTCTATCAGGTACTCGGTATCTTCCTGCCACTGATCACCACCAACTGCGCGGTACTCGGCGTGGCGTTGCTGACGCTGAATCGAAATTCCAGCTTCATGGAAGCCACTTTGTATGGCTTTGGCGCCGCCGTCGGCTTCTCTCTGGTGCTAGTGCTGTTCGCCGCCATGCGCGAACGCTTGGCAGCTGCCGATGTACCGCGTCCTTTTCAGGGGCCGGCTATCGCGATGGTCACTGCCAGCTTGATGTCGCTGGCCTTCCTCGGCTTCTCTGGACTGGTGCAGATCTGACATGCTCGATTTCCTCAACGACCATACCCTGATCTCCGCCATCGTCGCGCTGGTAGCCATGGCAATTGTATTCGGCGCCCTGCTCGGCTTTGCCTCGGTCGCATTCAAGGTCGAAGGCGACCCGATCGTCGAACAGATCGATCATCTACTGCCACAGACTCAGTGCGGCCAGTGCGGCTATCCGGGCTGCAAGCCCTATGCCCAGGCCATTTCCGATGGCGACGAGATCAACAAGTGCCCACCGGGAGGCGAGAGCACCATTGCGGCACTGGCGGATCTACTGGGTCGTGAGGCCACGCCACTCGATGGCGACACAGACAACACGCCCAAGGTCGCTGTCATTCGTGAAGATGAATGCATCGGCTGCACCAAGTGCATCCAGGCGTGTCCAGTAGACGCCATTCTCGGCTCAGCCAAGCACATGCATACCGTCATCGCTGATGAATGCACCGGTTGTGATCTGTGTGTTGAACCCTGCCCGGTGGACTGCATCGACATGGTGCCGGTGGCCACTGACGTGCGCAGCTGGCACTGGCCCAGGCCCGCAGGACCGACGATCGACAACGTTCGCTACAGCGGTAGTCTGATCGCCACGGACGCTGCTGCTGACGACATGAAGACTGATTCTGCATCATCTGCAAGGGATGTCGCCTGATGGTTCTTTCGCTACTTAAATCCATGGTGACATCCTCAAGCGCGCGCAGGGCATTGCCCGGTGGTTTCTCAAAGGTTACGCCTGACGGCGCTACTGATGGCGCTACTGATGGCAAGCATGACGGCGGCGATGCACTCCCGAAAGTCTTCGATTTCAATGGCGGCATTCATCCACCGGAGCGCAAGGTACTCTCCAATCGCGCGCCACTCGTGGCAGCCCCACTGCCCCACGAAGTCGTGCTGCCCCTCAGCCAGCATATCGGTGCACCTGCCCAACCGCTGGTTGAGGTTGGGCAGCGCGTGCGCACAGGAGAGCTGATTGCCCGTGCCCAAGGCATGATTTCAGCCCCCGTACACGCCAGTATCACCGGCGTGGTAACGGCGATCGAGAAGCGCCAGATTCCTCATGTCTCCGGACTTGAAGACCTGTGCATCGTGATCACGCGCGAAGGCGAGATTGATGAGTGGGTCAAGATGGATGCCTGGCGTGACTGGCGTGAACAGGAAGGTCAGGACCTGATTCAGCGCCTGCAGGATGCCGGCGTGGTGGGGCAAGGC is part of the Cobetia sp. L2A1 genome and harbors:
- the rsxB gene encoding electron transport complex subunit RsxB: MLDFLNDHTLISAIVALVAMAIVFGALLGFASVAFKVEGDPIVEQIDHLLPQTQCGQCGYPGCKPYAQAISDGDEINKCPPGGESTIAALADLLGREATPLDGDTDNTPKVAVIREDECIGCTKCIQACPVDAILGSAKHMHTVIADECTGCDLCVEPCPVDCIDMVPVATDVRSWHWPRPAGPTIDNVRYSGSLIATDAAADDMKTDSASSARDVA
- the metG gene encoding methionine--tRNA ligase; amino-acid sequence: MSARKILVTSALPYANGSIHLGHLLEYIQTDIWVRFQKSRGHECHYVCADDAHGTAIMLRAELEGVTAEQLIQRVSDEHQADFAKFGVGFDNYHSTHSPENRAHSERIYLALRDAGHIATRDIEQMFDPVKGLFLADRFIKGTCPKCKTEDQYGDNCEACGAAYTPAELINPVSAISGATPEMRTSKHYFFKLPNFEGFLKEWTKSGRVQSQISNKLQEWFEAGLAEWDISRDAPYFGFEIPDAPGKYFYVWLDAPIGYLASFQNLCEREGLDFDSYWNADSDAEVHHFIGKDIVYFHALFWPAMLEGAGMRTPSSVNCHGFVTVNGAKMSKSRGTFIKADTYAQFLNPEYLRYYFAAKLTAGVDDLDLNLDDFTARVNSDLVGKVVNIASRCAGFVKKFGDSKLSEICAEPELVNRFIVAGEGIAADFEAREFARAMRKVMELADEANTYIADKAPWAMAKEDGREQEVLEVCSVGINLFRQLMVYLAPVIPTLTDKAREFLNVESLDWASREVVLTGHAINKFTPLLTRVEPALIDKMLEASREVLVEEQKIKDGSAKAEAAAQSALEADPIADEIDFDTFMKTDLRVAKIVKAEHVEKAAKLLKLTLDIGGETRTVFSGIKSAYAPEALEGRMTVMVANLAPRKMRFGISEGMVLAAGDDEGIYLLEPHTGAKPGQRVT
- a CDS encoding DUF3465 domain-containing protein, with translation MRGSGSRGRRPLWVIIIVVVMAGISQLSGNGNFSLSQLWSGFQSPSAEVAQGAGTATADESRLRRAISAQQSDVQVRGEGAVTRLLRDDLKGSRHQKFLMRVAGGTTILVAHNIDLAPRIDSLKVGDRISFYGEYEWNDKGGVIHWTHHDPGGRHVDGWLEHAGRRYE
- the rsxA gene encoding electron transport complex subunit RsxA; amino-acid sequence: MSEYLLILISTILVNNFVLVQFLGLCPFMGVSNKLESAMGMSLATTFVLTLSSMCAYLTYHYILAPLGLEYLRTIAFIMVIAVVVQFTEMVVKKTSPLLYQVLGIFLPLITTNCAVLGVALLTLNRNSSFMEATLYGFGAAVGFSLVLVLFAAMRERLAAADVPRPFQGPAIAMVTASLMSLAFLGFSGLVQI